The genomic region TAGCaagtgactgacataagagaaaCTGCTTGTGAATTGATCTGCGGGCCTACAAAAGCGCAGGCCACCAGTTACCCATCCCTAATCTATCTGTATGCATAAATCATGAATGTGATGTACTTAGGACTATGTGTCCATACCTGTTGCTAATAGCATTCTACATTCTTCCACTGTGACACCTGTAAAACTGGTATCTCTTGTGCGGGGGAACTGTGAACAGATATTACAGGAGTTAGAGGCAACGATAACCCTCATTGACACACAACTTCATCAATTGGCTTTCTCTCAGATCTTTCATAGCTGCTGCAACAAGCAAATGCACATGTAATGAACAGACATCGCTCTGTGTATGGTCATTGCTGTGGACTATAGCTCTTGAAAACCCTTCTCCATATGTAGGGTTTTCAGCCATTACATTCCCCCACATTTGGCTCTGTTAAACTACAATTCCTACGTTCTGTTTAACGTTTAGAAACGTCAATAATCATCGCTTTCTAAATGTTTTTCAAAAAGTGCTGATATGCCTCTTATCGTACATGTCAGCGAGAAAGAatctttcaaataaaataaaaatatatttactcTAGCTGTTTTGCAAAGATCCATACACGTTTGTGCCTCCAGTTGATGAACTTCCTCTCCAGTTAGCTTACACATAGGTGTTCGGAGCAcactagatagctaattagcacaggtggcaGCCTATGGCTTTACTCTGTCTATATGAAAGATATGTTCCCATAgtagggtgctgcagcaccccctgaaaaatctgaattaaaataatatatttataaAATTAAAAagtactgcactgggcctttactagtattAGCAGACCGATATAAACGTCTGTAGCACAGGCCAAAAAATGTTTTCCACATCTCCACTTTGGCCGAAAAGGTAGTTGTATATAACAGTATCTTGCAGGATTCAATAGTTGGAATTGtaagtgttgttgtgttgttacccTGACCCTTTCTCTGCGATTCTGGATACCATTAGAATGACAAAGAACAAACCCCTGTCCTCAAACATTTATATCAAAAGGTGTTATGGGCAAAGACACAAATCACCCAATCAAATGAAATATTTGTCTTGATCAAAAACAAGTAAAACAACCACTTTCTATGCAGTAatttaccatccttacaaaccacaatgtaaatgtacattactgtattgtacataggTTGGTCATCTAGGTTTGTACCTATAGACTTGCCAtcaccatgaagaaaaacaatgcaCAATACAGTAATTCCGTACATTGAGATGTCAAGTGGCTCACATCTgtgatgtggctcagttggtagagcatggcgcttacaATGCtaggattgtgggttcgattcccagaatgaaaatgtatgaaaatgtatgcactcactactagaggttgaccgattaaattagggctgatttcaagttttcataacaatcggaaatcgttatttttggacactgatttgGCCGATTtcttttttacacctttatttaactaggcaagtcagttaagaacacattcttattttcaatgacgccctaggaatggtgggttaactgccttgttcaggggcagaacgacagatttttatcttgtcagctcggggattcaatcttgcaactttacagttaactagtccaacactctaaccacctgcctctcattgcactccacgaggagcctgcctgttacgcgaatgcagtaagaagccaaggtaagttggtagctagcattaaacttatcgtataaaaaacaatcaatcataatcactagctaACTACAAaaggttgatgatattactagtttatctagcatgtcctgcgttgcatataattgatgcggtgcgtattcgcaaaaaaggactgtcgttgcgccaacgtgtacctaaccataaacatcaatgcctttcttaaaatcaatacacagaagtatatatttttaaacctgcatatttagctaaaagaaatccagattagcaggcaatattaaccaggtgaaattgtgtcacttctcttgcgtatatgcaacagtttgggccgcctggcttgttgcgaactaatttgccagaattttacgtaattatgacataacattgaaggttgtacaatgtaacagcaatatttagacttagggatgccacccgttagataaaataccgaacggttccgtatttcactgaaataataaacgttttgttttcgaaatgatagtttccggattcaaccatattaatgaccaaaggctcgtatttctgtgcgttatgttataattaagtctatgatttgatatttgatagagcaatctgagtgagcgatggtaggcagtagcaggctcgtaagcattcattcaaacagcacttttgtgcgttttgccagcagctcttcgcaatgcttcaagcattgagctgtttatgacttcaaacctatcaactcctgagattaggctggtgtaaccgatgtgaaatggctagctagttagcggggtgcgcgctaatagcgtttcaaacgtcattcgctctgagacttggagtagttgttccccttgcactgcaagggccgtggattttgtggagcgatgggtaacgatgcttcgagggtggctgttgtcgatgtgttgctggttcaagcccaggtagggacgaggagagggacggaagctatactgttacactggcaatactaaagtgcctataagaacatccaatagtcaaaggtatatgaaatacaaatggtatagagagaaatagtcctataaatactatattaactacaacctgcAAATATTACCTTGGAAttttgaagtctcatgttaaaaggaaccaccagctttcatatgttctgagcaaggaacttaaacattagcttttttacatggcacatattgcacttttactttcttctccaacactttgtttttgcattatttaaaccaaatttaacatgtttcattatttatttgaggctaaatggatttttatttatgtatcatattaagttaaaatattcagtattgttgtaattgtcattattacaaataaataaaataaaaaattggccgattaatcactatcgttttttttggtcctccaataatcagtatcggtgttgaaaaatcataatcggccgacctctactcactactgtaaattgctctggaaaAGTGTGTCTACTAAAATGGAAGAAATTAATAGACCATTTCAGTTCACATAGAAATAACTTGCATTTGCTAAATATTTCAAGACACTGGAAAACATATGAAGCAAGTACTTTTATATTCCACAAGTACTTTGAGATTAACGGTTTTGTAAATAATTATCAGACTTAAATTACACATTCTGATCAACACTCAAATACATTTAGTTAAAAATAaattgcactgggcctttactagtcctgtattagcggaccgaTATAGACTTCTTCAGCTCGAGcaaatgtttattttaattttgggGGGGATGCAGTATAAGTGAATACTTACTCTTTCTCGGTATACATTAGTGTTGATTCGGGCCAAGCTTTCATATATTTGATCACACTTCTCTGGATCAGAGAGCTGCCAAGAAAAATCAGATCAGTTCATAGGGAGTTCATACAATATAATCTAGAAACTATCCACATACAGATACTGTTATATGGGATTGTTTTTAAGATTTAGAGGCTTCATCTGTAAAATGTCCTGCAATTTCAAAATAAGTGTTTTTGCAAAGGAGTAATGCATTGTTTCAAAATACGTCTAAACCCATCATGTTGATCATAGGTTAGGCTGCATTTCATCCTCAGTCTCATTCGTCAATTTACCAAACAGTAGCGGGGGTTATGGTTTTCAAATTAATTTTCTGTTTTTGTAAGTGAACCACCCCCCTCTGGTGCTGCCCTAACTGCATGATTGTCGTGTCTCACCACAACTCAATTACATCTCttgactatagctctatactttGATTTACATTGCTAAACATGTTTGTTTTGCATGCAACTGCAAGGTCGATATGGACGGGTGCCCCATCATCCTAGCTAAATATAGCTAGCCACATTGGTTGACTTTCTCGTGCGACATTGTAAGTGGATTAGCTCTACCTGTGTGTTTTCACCTTCACGAAAAGCATGGGTTACTCTCTGCCGTAGAAACGTTCCTAAATCACGGCCTTTCTTTGATTCGTCCCGTGGCCATTCTTCGCAGAGTTTCAAGAACCGGCGGTACCGTGCTACAGACATGTTCTGTTATGCAACGCTAAAAACAAAACGAATAGATAAAGATATAAATGAGCAACCTGAGTATGGTCACTATCGGAGACCGTAGTTTTTTTTAGGCCTGTTGTTGCTATTCCATGTCCTTGGGGCGttcttaaccccaaccctaaacaTAATTTATCCTTCCCTAACCTTTGCCCTTAACCATTTGAAATGCCGACGTCAATGGGATAGGGACGTGCCAACGATCCCAGATAGCGTGGACTCTGGTGTATTTCGGTGATGGTGTTACATGTCAATTCTTCCCCAAATTGGAAAACTAGAATTTTCCATCAAGGCAAGCGCTCACATTAAACATTTAAGATGAGCGCAGCTGGGAAAAAGGCTATCGGGGCACCGGGTTATGGTGTCGTGGAATGGATCAGTACCGCATGTCGATTTGCTACAGATAGAAATGATTTCAGAAGGTATGGGCCAGATGGCTAAACATTCCTATTTCAAATGCAACGTGTTTCACGTatcattttagctagctagccaactagctagcttCTTTGCCAAACATGCGCATGTATTGTCCTTGGATATACCTCTATCAACAGCCCTGAGCTAATTGCTCAGCAGTCTGTTGCTAGCATAACATTATCTGGAAATTAGGAGGGTTTTGtgattaaaccccccccccccccccacaactgAACTGTCATTGAGTCAACGTGTAACTCAATTAATGAATATCTCCATTCAATAACGATTCAATAATTGTACATAATGATATGAATTCGTTGCTAATCGATCTGTTTCTGTAGGAACCTTCTGGTCAACTTGGGACTCTTTGCAGCTGGAGTTTGGGTTGCCAGGAATCTCTCAGATTTTGACCTGATGTCCCCTCAACCAATCATCTAGTGCAATAACAGGATGGATATCGTGAGAGGTACAGGACAGGCCATTAAACTCACATCAGAATTCATGTTTGATAACTATTGGTATTACTGTGTAAATTACTTGTATTCTTTCTGTCAAATGTTTAATATTGGTTGTTGCCAGTTGAATGTGGAATTAACAGAATAATACATTTCTCATATTTTATTTTCAGGTGTCTCGGACCAAAATGTCAGTCATAAGGGACAAGATCTTGGGCTTGTTTGACATTGCAGGTGACTGCCGACTGACTGATCTGCAAAGGACTTTGCATCACAAATAACATCTTGTTATTTTATTTGTAGGTCAGTCAGGTCAATTGACCTATTATTCATTAGGGTTTTGATCCTCTCGAACGTGGCCATTTACTTTATATTTACTGTGTTGGCACAAAATCATTGTTTGTTGGTGATAGTCTGGAAACTGGTGTGCCTGCCTGCTTAATACATTATTAAAACTGTATGACATTGCTTTCAGTATCTCAACATTTTATGTAATTGTTAACTTAATGCAATAAATAACCATGTAAATAAATGCTTTGACATTATTTATATCTTTAAAAGTGCTAGAGAGAACTTAAACTGAGCTAGGTATGAATTAAATCAATCATATTGAAATTCTAAAATAATGAAACAGTCAGGACACACCCACTCAACCACAGTCAAGCAAAGTGTGTGCCATGCTCCAGCTGCTGGTATCAACCAATGacgtatataaaccctggattgctgatgctatgtattggccaatgagagcCTTCGAAGCCACTGGTTGGTCATATGGCACTCCCAGAAGGAGCAGTCCTCcaaaggaatgaatggaattctacagtatttcaataagATATGTAATGGACAAAATTACATGATAATGACATATTTTACATGCTTGTATACTTACACTACTGTTTAAATGTTTGGGGTCatgtagaaatgtccttgtttttgaaagaaaagcacatgtcttgtccattgatcagaaatacaatgtagacattaatgttgaaaatgactatcgtagctggaaatggcagattttttaaaaatggaatatctacagaggcccattatcagcaaccatcactcctgtgttatgTTAgcttaatccaagtttatcattttaaaaggctaattgatcattagaaaaccctttggcaattatgttagcacagctgaaaacttttgtgctaattaaagaagcaatacaactggccttctttagactagttgagtatctggagcatcagcatttgtgggtttgtttacaggctcaaaatggccagaaacaaaaaaaaactttcttctgaaactcgtcagtctattcttgttctgagaaatgaaggctatttcatgcgagaaattgccaagaaactgaagatctcgtacaacgctgtgtactactacatcgcctatgggcaaacccaccgtcgcttaaccagacaggactggaaaaaagtgctcttcactgacgagttgcaattttgtctcaccaggggtggtgGGTAGGATTCTCGGTTATCGTCgaaagaatgagcgttacaccaaggcctgtactatggagtgggattgatttggaggtggagggtccatcatggtctgggtcggtgtgtcacagcatcatcggactgagcttgttgtcattgcaggcaatctcaacgctgtgcgttacagggaaggcatactcctccctcatgtggtacccttcctgcaggctcatcctgacatgaccctccagcatgacaatgccacctgacatactgctcgttctgagcgtgatttcctgcaagacaggaatgtcagtgttctgccatggccagcgaagagcccggatctcaatcccattacaACTCTTTGTTTGTCTGAATTTGCGGGTTTCACGCATCAGCCAAGCTTCTGGGAGAGTGCGATGGTTCTCTTTTGGCTAGTGGGGAGACAACCATGAACAGCCATCCATGATGCTGTGGTGATTGACATTTAACCGTACCTGTTGCGGGTCCACGGCTTAGCTGGCTCTTAGGCGCGCGATGGTGTCCTTGGAGCGGGTGTAGGCCATGATGTCCTTGTACTTCCACGATGCTAGCCCAGCCGTGGGCAGACCTAACCTGAAGGCAAAATCTCTCCGCGTCTTGAACACTGGTGGGGGGTTCCAGGGTTCTGAGAATGGGGGTGGCAAAATACTGTTCAAAGTAGCTGGCTTTCCTGTCTTGTGGATGATGGTGACTGAGTTGGATGGTTCCTGTGTCCTAATGATGTTAATAAGATGATGATCTTTGGCAAAGGTAGTAGTAAGGGGAGACAATTTTTATTGCATGCACCAGTCAGTCaaggaagaggtggggagtaTGGGATGTATGTTAGAGGAAGTTGTGCAGAGTAGACTATGGTTTAGGCACACAGGTTTGAATGTCACGTTGTGGATGCTAGGTCTGTGTGATGAGTGTTTAGTGGAGGAAACAGTGGAGTGTGTGGATATTTTGTGAACAGTATGAGGCAGATAGGGAGAGATTGTGTCAAAGGATTAGAGAGGCTGGTTGGTGTTTGGGTGGTGTAGTGGGGGAAGGGAAGTGGTGTCTAGGGCTCTATTTCACTTTCTTACTGGAATATGAATAATTAAAATAATTTAATGTCGGTAAGCCATGACTGGCCttacactccagtacagtaggtggcgggtTATGCACCTTAAAAGTTGGATGCGATCCGCCAACCCAATCCCGAAGCAGAAGAATAGTGCAACGACCAGAAGTAAGTAACGTTATGCTTTAAAGGTGCCGGTAGATCGATGAATAGATTCACTTTAGGATCAATGAGCTGTAGACTACTAATGAATTTGTCAAAGTAAATTATATGTGGGAAGTAACTGGAAGGCATGAGCGTGGTTCCCAAAAGCCATGCATTTCTAGGCTAACTATCATGCTAGCTGGCTACTGTAGTTCCTTTGGCATGCTTGTTTTAGGTGCAAAACTCGTACTAACGCACACTATTCTGATAGTTTTGGTCAGCATGGAGTTTCATTCATCAACATGTAATTTTGCCACATGTTCAAATTCCCCTAGGAGCAGTCCATGGCTTCTTCAGACGTCTTTGTTGCTGCTGCTCGCAAATGTCTACGAGTTGGAAAGAAACGCTTCTCTGCCACTGTGAGTCTGAACCTGGCTACTCAGGTCCTGGCTGTGGACTTGGGCCTGAAGCCCGCTCTGCTATATGACAGTAATACAGCATCTGCAGAGCAGGTCCAACAGTATTTAAACTCTCTGCAGGCTGCACAACTTGTGTCTAAATCTCTCCAGACAGTGGTCATCAGTGAGAATTCCTTGATTGTGAACCCATCCCTAACTATAGCAAACTTGGAGGCACTTCTCTTGAGGAGGACTGTGACTGTGGTGGATGTATGTCACTCATTGGAGCAGCCTGCCATCACTGAGCTACAGTGGGGAGCTATCAGGGACATGATTCATGCTTTACTTGCTCATATTAGACAGTTTGGGCAACATTCTGCGATGAGAAATGTCCCTCACCGAATTGAAAAGAGACATTGTGAGGCATGGAATCTGTGTACTCTATTTGGGATTCTATTGGGCTACCCCTCCACATACTGGTTTGACCAGAGCAGGAGCTTTGAGAACTGCCTAGCTATGTCTCCGCTGGTGGTGACCAAGGCTGTGGCATCCTGGCAGGGTGGTGGTTCTGGAGTTGAGGGTCACAGGTGTTGCCTGTATTCCTTCAGCACCCCAGAGATGTTGCAGGCAGAGATTCTGTCAGTGATGGCTAGCTGGACTACACAGCTTCAGGAACGATTTCAGCAGCAGACGATCTTCTCTGACCTCTGTGTAACAAGATCAACTGTCACCTTACCTTCTGTGGCTCTATGATTATAATGGCACTTTGTGGATGGATATTGTATGAAAAATGTGACGGTATTTGTATTTTGGATGTTGTCTGTAAAACAATTGATAAGCAAACATTGAAGCAGTTGTTCACGTTTCCAAACTGATTTACATAATCAATTTGGAAACACAATTTATTTAAAATATAAATGCATTTGTGAGGGAAGTTTACACCAATGActactacatcaagcttgtggctacaaacttgttggatgcgttgcattttgttttggttgtgtttcagattgttTTGCCCAATAGGAACTGAATGGTGAATAATTAATATTGTTTCATTTTGGGGTCACTTTTTATAAATAAGAATATATGTTTCAGAACACTCCTACATGAATGTGTATGCTACCATGATTAGGAGTAATCATGAATATATTGTAAATGATGAGTGAGAAATTAAGAGGCACAAAGATCATAATCTTTATTCCTGATTTTGGgggtatttcattttttatttaactaggcaagtcagttaagaataaattcttatttacaataatggcctaccccggccaaaccctaacccggacgacactgggcaaattgtgcactgccctatgggactctcaatcacggccggttgttgatacagcctggaatcgaaccagggtctgtagtgacacctctagcactgagatgcagtgccttggaccactgtgccactcaggagcccaaaatAGTATAATAtgatcatcattattcatgatctgtaatcatggtagaatCCACATTAGTGTTCAGAAACATTCTATTCTTCACTTCCTTTTGGGCAAAACAATCTgacacacaaccaaaacaaactgcatatgcatccaacaagttaatagagtcacaagcttgatgtagtcattgtgtgctaggaatatgggaccaagtACTTATTACTT from Oncorhynchus kisutch isolate 150728-3 linkage group LG5, Okis_V2, whole genome shotgun sequence harbors:
- the LOC109891261 gene encoding ubiquinol-cytochrome-c reductase complex assembly factor 2-like; its protein translation is MSVARYRRFLKLCEEWPRDESKKGRDLGTFLRQRVTHAFREGENTQLSDPEKCDQIYESLARINTNVYRERFPRTRDTSFTGVTVEECRMLLATGNMQQMNEKKKGLWKTLTERFSTKQDVTPEKAPENK
- the LOC109891262 gene encoding mitochondrial import receptor subunit TOM6 homolog, with the translated sequence MSAAGKKAIGAPGYGVVEWISTACRFATDRNDFRRNLLVNLGLFAAGVWVARNLSDFDLMSPQPII
- the lg5h1orf74 gene encoding UPF0739 protein C1orf74 homolog, with amino-acid sequence MASSDVFVAAARKCLRVGKKRFSATVSLNLATQVLAVDLGLKPALLYDSNTASAEQVQQYLNSLQAAQLVSKSLQTVVISENSLIVNPSLTIANLEALLLRRTVTVVDVCHSLEQPAITELQWGAIRDMIHALLAHIRQFGQHSAMRNVPHRIEKRHCEAWNLCTLFGILLGYPSTYWFDQSRSFENCLAMSPLVVTKAVASWQGGGSGVEGHRCCLYSFSTPEMLQAEILSVMASWTTQLQERFQQQTIFSDLCVTRSTVTLPSVAL